A single Nitrosospira multiformis ATCC 25196 DNA region contains:
- a CDS encoding type II and III secretion system protein: MKTGKHVLLALVLAGIAGCATNNAFVEGKRLIAEGKLDTGLASLEQAARENPDNLEIRAVLARQREAIAARFVFEAEAARSTGDLEAAERSFRRALEINPRHERALAGLEAINMDRRHTAAIKRAEELLERGEYAAASSEVRSVLQENPMQRDARRLIQRITEMEVQAAQAGPILKTAFKKPITLEFRDTGLKSVFEILARTGGINVVFDKDVKQDSKTTIFVRETNIEDVFKLLLVTNQLAHKVLNENSVLIYPNTPAKQKEYQELMVRSFFVTNTDVKQMVAMVKGLIKTKDMHVDEKLNLFVMKDTPEAIRLAERLVTLNDLADPEVMLEVEVLEIGRNKLLNLGLQYPEKINVNYLTAASAAGAAPFPPFQISRAGVNGNGSNLDNLIGFVANPALIVNLKQQDGLINVLANPRIRVKNREKAKVLIGDKVPVVTTTAAANVGVASSVSYLDVGLKLDVESTISLQDEVSMKVSLEVSNIVKEVPVTGGGLAYQVGTRTAATTLALKDGETQVLAGLISDDERTTLSKVPGLAELPWIGKLFINKNVVRNKTEIALLITPRIVRNIARPAKAVSEVPFGTENAIAVSPLMIGKVAPRALAMASSSPTSDANASRQWPSAPSREETRPPAPPEGAPVATLAAPEQVSAGQEFVVSVTLAGADALPPAELDLNYDPVALEPVDEGDKSGTRVLKLSKGGGAADVRFRILAQKPVTTQISIGNISFKDESGPLPVPVPLPPAVNVDIR; this comes from the coding sequence ATGAAAACTGGCAAACACGTTCTGCTTGCCCTGGTTCTTGCCGGAATTGCAGGATGCGCGACAAACAATGCGTTCGTGGAGGGCAAGCGGCTCATAGCCGAGGGCAAGCTCGACACTGGGCTTGCCAGTCTCGAACAGGCGGCGCGCGAAAATCCGGATAATCTTGAAATTCGCGCGGTGCTCGCGCGCCAGCGCGAAGCGATAGCCGCGCGTTTCGTATTCGAGGCGGAAGCCGCAAGGTCGACAGGTGATCTGGAAGCGGCTGAACGGAGTTTTCGCCGGGCGCTTGAAATAAATCCACGTCATGAACGCGCACTCGCCGGGTTGGAGGCGATCAATATGGATCGCCGCCATACAGCGGCAATAAAACGAGCGGAAGAATTGCTGGAGCGGGGGGAGTATGCAGCTGCTTCAAGCGAGGTCCGCTCCGTGCTGCAGGAAAATCCGATGCAGCGGGATGCACGCAGGCTCATTCAGCGCATCACCGAAATGGAAGTGCAAGCCGCGCAAGCGGGCCCTATCCTGAAAACCGCGTTTAAAAAACCTATCACGCTCGAGTTTCGAGATACGGGCCTGAAATCGGTATTCGAAATCCTGGCGCGCACCGGCGGCATCAACGTGGTCTTTGACAAGGACGTCAAGCAGGACAGCAAGACGACGATTTTCGTGCGCGAGACCAATATCGAGGATGTATTCAAGCTCCTTCTGGTGACGAACCAGCTCGCACACAAGGTCCTCAACGAAAATTCGGTGCTGATCTATCCGAATACTCCGGCCAAGCAGAAGGAATACCAGGAATTGATGGTGCGCAGTTTCTTTGTCACGAATACCGATGTGAAGCAGATGGTCGCGATGGTCAAGGGGTTGATCAAAACCAAGGACATGCACGTCGACGAAAAGCTGAACCTGTTCGTCATGAAAGACACGCCGGAGGCGATCCGGCTGGCCGAGCGGCTGGTTACGCTGAATGATCTGGCCGATCCCGAAGTCATGCTGGAAGTGGAGGTGCTGGAAATCGGGCGCAACAAACTGCTCAACCTCGGATTGCAGTATCCTGAGAAGATCAATGTAAATTATCTTACCGCAGCCAGTGCTGCCGGCGCGGCTCCTTTTCCGCCCTTTCAGATCAGCCGTGCAGGGGTTAACGGCAATGGTTCCAATCTCGACAACCTGATTGGATTCGTTGCCAATCCCGCCCTGATCGTCAACCTCAAGCAGCAGGACGGGCTGATCAATGTGCTTGCCAATCCGCGCATTCGCGTCAAGAACCGGGAGAAAGCGAAGGTCCTGATCGGCGACAAGGTTCCAGTCGTCACGACGACCGCAGCCGCCAACGTGGGTGTGGCATCATCGGTCAGCTACCTCGATGTGGGACTCAAGCTGGACGTCGAATCCACCATCTCGCTGCAGGATGAGGTTTCCATGAAGGTCAGCCTGGAAGTGAGCAATATCGTCAAGGAAGTGCCGGTAACGGGAGGGGGCCTTGCCTATCAGGTAGGGACGCGCACGGCAGCGACCACGCTGGCGTTGAAGGATGGCGAAACCCAGGTTCTGGCAGGATTGATCAGCGATGACGAGCGCACCACGCTTTCCAAGGTTCCCGGGCTGGCAGAGTTGCCGTGGATCGGAAAGCTTTTCATCAATAAGAACGTTGTCCGAAACAAGACTGAAATCGCGCTGCTGATTACGCCGCGTATCGTGCGCAATATTGCCCGTCCGGCGAAAGCGGTCAGCGAAGTGCCCTTCGGTACGGAGAATGCGATAGCGGTTTCGCCGCTGATGATCGGCAAAGTGGCGCCGCGGGCGCTGGCGATGGCTTCTTCCTCTCCAACCTCCGATGCTAACGCCAGCCGGCAGTGGCCATCCGCGCCTTCCAGGGAGGAAACCCGTCCGCCGGCGCCGCCCGAGGGGGCACCGGTTGCGACACTGGCTGCGCCGGAACAGGTGTCCGCAGGACAGGAATTTGTGGTGAGCGTGACCCTCGCCGGTGCAGATGCACTCCCGCCCGCGGAACTGGATCTGAATTATGACCCTGTGGCGCTTGAACCGGTGGACGAGGGTGATAAATCCGGAACACGCGTATTGAAACTGAGCAAGGGGGGCGGCGCCGCGGATGTGCGATTCAGGATTTTGGCGCAAAAGCCTGTCACGACTCAGATCAGTATCGGGAATATCAGTTTCAAGGACGAAAGCGGGCCGCTTCCCGTTCCGGTGCCTTTGCCACCGGCTGTCAATGTGGATATTCGTTGA